A segment of the Agarivorans albus genome:
AGTACATACCCACTACCGTGTTACGGCTGCGTTTAAAGCTGGTATGTAAAAAATAAGCCAGTGGTATAGCTACTACGTGCTGGGGAATACCCGCAGCCAAGGCTATCCAAATCGTGTTGTAAACAGATGTTTGGAACCAATCATCGGTTAAGGTAAAGGTAAAGTTCTCGATACCTACCCATTCCATGGCGGCTAAACCAGCTGCCGGCTCCCAGTAATGAAACGATAGAAATAAAGAAAACAGTAAGGGAAATAACCCAAACACAGCAAAAATAACAAAAAATGGACTGACAAATACGTAAGGAGCCCACTTATAGCCACTAGCATTTAGTCGCTGCTTTAGGGTCCGCTTTCTAATTTTAACTACTGGTGGTCTTACGGCAGACTCGACAGAAGACATCTTTAACTCCCGACAAAAAGAAAGAGAGGGAGGCGAGCTCCCTCAGTGTTAATATTAACGTCTAGCGCGACGTTTGATTTGTTTCGCAGCGTCAGCTAACACAGTGTCAATGTCAGCGTCACGCTCTAGTACAGCTTCTAAAGCATCGTTAATGATTTGCTCAGCAACTGGATCATGCTTGTGTACGTCCATTGCTGGAATACGGTCAGCAGCTTCTTTCCACTCTACGCGAGCCACTTGGCCGCCTAAGTACTCAATTGGCTGATTAACAAAATCATCGTTTTGAGCTTCAATAAGAGCAGGGAAAGCGTCTAAGTCACGGAATGCAGCAATTTGCATTTCTTTGTTCATAGTCATGAACTTAATGAATTCCCAAGCTGCTTCTTTGTTTTTAGCTTTCTTAGGAATACCGTAGAACGAACCACCCCAGCTAGCGTATGCGCCTGCAGGTAGGTGAGAAGAGCGCCATAAGCCTTTACTTTCTGGTGCAATCCAACCGTTTAAGTGACCGCCTAACCAAGCACCCATCATTTGAGAAGCGATAGTGCCGCGACGTAGACCTTCGGTCCACTCAGAGCTCCATGCGCCTACTTGAGCATCGATACCTGCTTCACGAACCGCTTTCGCTAAACGGAATGCTTCTTTAAAGCGGTCTGACTCAACAGTGATAGAGTTATCTGCATCAAAGTAGATGCCTTGGCCGTCTTTTAAGCCACTGCGAATTACGATGTCTTTGATATCTGTCGCACTTGAAACAAGGTAAGAACCTGTTGCTTCCTTAATTTTCTTACCAGCTGCAATGTAAGAGTCCCAATCTTTAGTTAGGTCTGCTTTCGTTACACCTGCTTTTTCTAAGATATCTTCACGGTAGAACAATGCACCCGGGCCAATATCGGCTGGGATAGCAGCCAAAGTACCACTACCACCGGTAGCTAGTGGAACAGTGAACTTAGAGAATAGTTTTTCGTATTGCTCTGCGCTGTAAGGAGCGGCACGCAGATCTTCTAAGCCACCAGAAGCTGCAAAGCGGCCAATGTAGCCATATTCAATACCCATTACGTCAGGCAGGTTACCGCCAGTCGCAAGAGCAGTAGTCATTGCATTGTGGTGGTCACCGTATGCAAGTGAAACTAATTTAATTTCTACTTCTGGGTGAAGCTTTTTGTATAGCGGAATTGCTGAGTTTACCGCTTGGTCAAAGCTTGGGAATGAAGCAACTGTTAGGGTAGTTTTTGCCCATGCTGACGTTGCGGTTAACGCCAGCGTGGTGCCTAGGGCTAACGCTACTGTTCCAAGTTTCTTTTTATTAAACATCCTATTCTCCTAAGTACATGAACTTTATTATTATTCAATGTCGCAATTGGCTAGTGCGCCTACGCTTTTACAAGCGCTGGGAGTAACTAGTTCATTTTTGGCAAGATTGCCTTTCCGGTTTCATTGTTAAACAAGTGGATCCGCGAGATATCGAAGAACAACTCCACTTTATCGTCCATATCAGCGTTTACATCATCAGCAATTGCCACTTCAGCAATAAAACGTGCACCATCCAGCTCACACTGCACGTGGTAGGTAGAACCAAGAAGCTCGACGCCGATAACATCAGCTTTCACGCTACCAATTGTTTCTGATTCAATAGAACGTTGATGTAGATACAGGTCACTTGGACGAATGCCCAAGGTACATACTTGGTTGTCTTCGCTGTACATCGCAGGTAAGTCGATGTGTTGGTCAGAGAATACCAAGCTTGATACTGTGCCAGCTTTCTTGATAGTTGCTGGGATCATATTCATTTCTGGTGCACCAATGAATGAAGCCACAAACTTGTTAGCGGGCTCTTCAAAGATTTGTTTTGGTGTACCTACTTGCTCAATGTAACCGTCTTTAAGAATCACGATGCGATCGGCCAAGGTCATAGCTTCTACTTGGTCGTGGGTTACATAGAGAGTAGTTGTGCCTAGCTTGTCGTGCAGGGTTTTAATCTCAGCACGCATAGAGCCACGAAGTTTGGCATCTAGGTTAGATAAAGGCTCATCGAATAAGAATACTTCTGGAGTACGTACCATTGCGCGGCCCATTGCCACACGCTGACGCTGACCACCAGATAACTCTTTTGGCTTACGTTGCAGCAATGGTGTTAGCTCCAACATGTCTGCCGCGTATTTAACACGCTTAGCAATCTCATCTTTTGCTACGCCGGTCATTTTCAAACCAAAGGCAATGTTTTGCTCAACGCTCATGTGTGGGTATAGCGCATAGCTTTGGAACACCATGGCGATGTTACGTTCCATTGGGTGTAGGTCGTTAACTAATTCATCGGCGATGAAAATCTCACCGTCTGAAATATCTTCCAAGCCAGCCAGCATTCTTAGCGTTGTTGATTTACCGCAACCAGAAGGGCCAAGCAAAACCACAAACTCGCCATCATTAATGTGCAAGTCGAAGCTTTTCACTACTTCCGTTTTACCAAAACGTTTTTTCAAATTATTAAATGTAACTGCTGCCATGATGTTTCATTTCCATAAGTTTTAATGTGGAGAGGCGTTAATATGAGCCAACAGATTCGCTCCGTTTCAAATCCCATGTAAGCGCTTTCTTGGAATCAACTTTAGCTAAGCCTGAAAAGGTCTTCAAACGAATAAAGGTTAAGATTTGAGGCCTGTCATAAAAAAAGCCAGTATCATGACAAATAGCAACAATTAAACTATAAAACATAATATTTACTGGCTAAAACCGCAGAACTGGCGGGAAACAGCCACCAAAAAAAACTCAATTATTTGTCTTAAGAAAGGCTTTCATAGTGTGAAAAACTATGTCAGAGGGGTATCACGCAAACTTTTGTCTGTATTGATTGGGTGTCATCTCCATCTCCTGCCGAAACAAATAATATAAATAGTGCTGGTTAGAGAAGCCCGCGGCATCGGCGATGGCGTCCACTGAAGAGGAGGTTGAAGTCAGCTGCTGCTTAGCAAACTCCATACGTACTTGGTGTAATTGCTGGTGTACCGTTTTACCAAGAACCTGTTTGAATCTTGTTTCAAGAGTTTTGCGAGATACCGCACAATAGTCGACAACTTGCTCCACTTTGATCCGGCGGTGAAAATTGCTGTTTAAAAAGAATAAGGCCTTAGTGATCAAGGGATCGGTTTGGGTAACGTTGTCGGCAGAAGCGCCACTCACCAACTCGGTAGCGGGTACCAAAACTTCACGTGCTGGCTTACCTTCGATTTGTTCTTGCAACACCGCTAAGGCTTGTTCACCAATTTGTCGAATGGGCAATACCGCAGAGCATAATGAAATGGGTGATAAAGCGCTTTCAGTAGGGTCTGCATCAATACCTATTAACGAATAGTGCTCGGGTACACTGATGTTTTGATCGTTGCATAGGCTGGCAAACTGCCTGGCCTGAGTATCAGAAGCTGCTACCACACCTACCGTGCTCTCTGGCGTCACTAACTCAGGCACCGTTAACTCTACATACTCGAGGCGATATTTAAGGGCAATTTTGGCTAGCGCAAATTTACGCTCTTTTACCCAAGGTGCGGTAAATGCTGGCACCCCGCTAAAGAAGCCAACACGACGAATACCTTTAGCCAAGAACGATTGTACGATGAGTTCTACAATGGCGAAGCTATCGGGGCTCACTCTTGCTAAATGAGTTTGAGAAGGAAGGCTTAAACGAGAACCAGAAATAGCCACTAAGGGCAGTGAAAGTTTTTCACAGAAGGCGGCCACTCCGGGTTTATCAAAATCGGCAATCACCCCACAAAAGCGATCAAGTTTCACCAAATTAGCTTCTGAAATAGTCATTACTTCAGGCTGCATCCAACGAGCCATAGGACTAGGGTTATGCGTAATGCCCTGCAATATCTCTCGGTCATAGGGATGTTTAACATCCAATAATAACAATACAGCGTTATCTTTACGCATTAAAAGGCTCCTTTGCTCCACACTAGCGGCCAATACCAGTATAAGAGTATTAGTACCTGTAACTTGGCTTAGCGGCTAGCGCTAAGCCAAGAATATTTGCAGTGGTACTAATTATTCGTTCAACCATAGGATGTTGGTCACACAGCGCGGATAATACAAACTACCTATTGGCTTACCCGAACTGAACTGATCGCAACATGCGTGTTTGCTTGCACCTAGTGTTTGCCAACGTTGGTGAGCAGCATCGGCTTCCACGCTATTGGCTAGGTCAATGTTTAATACTTTACGCGCAACGTATTGGTTTAAATAAATTTTACTTACCCAAGAGTTATCGGCGGTTGATGAGAGCTTCCATGCGCCATCAGGGTATAAACAATGCTCATCATTTAATATGTATTTTAGATGAGTTTTAAGTACTTTAATGTATTCCCCATAAGGGCCTTGTTCTGACACAGCCTCTAACAAACCCATCTCATAAGGGTAAACTATGGCTTCAATAGCTGGAATAATGGCACTGGTGGAATGCCCATCAAGCACTGCAGGAATATAGCCGAGTTGCGTATCAAAGCTGTTGCTTAACTTATCGGCGCAACGTTTAGCGGCGGCGAGAGCAATCTCTGCTTGCTCGCTTTCACCCAGATCTTGCAACACTTTAGCAATGGCTAAATACGCTGCCCAACTCTTACCTGCTAGGTAAATATTGCCACGCGCTTGGCCTAAACTGTGATCGAGTGAATCGTAGGTGGTAATCTCGCCGCCTTGCTCAGTGCGAGCTGACTCAAAGCTCATAATGCCATCGCGCAGCTCAGCATCTGGGTGGTCACGATTAAGCAAAGACTGCAAACAATCAATTAAAGTACCGCGCTGCTCAATGGCAAAATCTTGGTCATTGGTTTTGCTTATGTAAACCCCACAACACAATACCCAGTTGGTTAGCTGCTCATAGGTCATGTGACTAAAGCACACACGGTCTAAACCGGCGACCTCATAAGAACTGTGGCCTTTTGGACTCCAGTTATTCGATACACCCATGTCGTGAGTGAATGAGATACCACCCTTATAGTTTTGCTCTGGCTTAGCCGGATCGAAGATCTCGTCATAAAAACTATATTGCTTAAGGAATTGTTCTAAGGTGTTTTTCACGGTCCACGGGTTTTGCTGCATCTCAAAAAACAGCATATCAACGGTTAGGTCGAGGGTATTCATCATCAAATACTCGCCTTCATTAACCACCCAGACTGGCTCGGTGCCATCAAATAACCACTGAGTAGAGCCGTAATAACTGCGGGTAGCATGCGCTAACAAAAACTGCTGATGACTATTTAGCTTGCTCGCACGTAGCTGCTTGTCTGACGCCTCAGCGATAGCTGCATAGCTGTCAAAGTGCTCTAGGCCGTAAGCAAGCACATCGGTTAAGCCAGTAAAATGCTGGGTGTAGTAATATTGCATAGCGCGGTTAAAAGTAACATTTCCGCCCAAGTAAAAGCCTAGCGCTAAACGCAGCGTAACTGTTTCACCGGCTTTCACGTCAATCATTACCCCAGCAGTGGGGCCTAACATAAAGCAGTCATTATTTCCCATTTTGCTCAAGGCACTTTGCACAGAAAAGTGGCTAAAAGCACGTGCGCCCGGGGTTTGTGTAGCAATACCGATGCTGTCACGACAGGTTACCCCTACCATGCCATTGGCATCGCCATCTAATAGTTTGTTCCAGCGTAATTCGTCACCTTGCAGGGCAAAAAAACCGGTCCAGTCTTTATCGGAAGCATTATTAAAACTCAGCTCAACATATACTGCAGGACAGCTAGCTTGTTTAAGCTTTTTGTGTTCTGCCAAGCTCGGATCAGGCACTTCAAAAAACGGACTCAACACCTTAAAAGAAATACCAGGTGCGGCAAACGTATCGCTAGCCCAAGCATAATCACGCTGGATATCGTCAAACAAGCGTTCCGTTAAGCTAGAAGTATCATCCTTTTGCACATAGCGTTCACTTTGATCGTTGGCACCTTTATAAAATGGAAACGCGTTAACTACACCTTCACCGTCTTGATAACCCACAAATACGTTACCGGCAAAAGGCGCTCCTAACTCCAGCCCCATTCCTCCATGCTCGCCAAACTCCCCTACTGTAAAACTCGCTAACGCGCCCATAGGCGAGTGGTGTGCATGAAAAAACTGCTGATTTTGTTCCATAATAACTCCCAAGGAATTAAGGCGCCGGCAAGCTAAACCTCACCAATTACTTTAAATAATTAGCGAAATCCACGCATTTTAGCGACCAAGATTAGTCAAAACTGTTAGCGCTAACAGAGCTACAAAACAGTGTAAGCGCTTTCATGAGATTTAATCTACCCAAGCTAGATAAGTGATTCAAAGAAATAAGCGGCAAGATTTGAGTTCTGTCATAAAAAGCTGGGGCTTTATGACATAAGGAAATAGCAGATTGAAAAAACGTAAAGGCATGTGGCAAAACAAACGCCGCAAGCGACTTCACCTTAGCTAGGAATAAGATGCTAAATAGTAGCTAGAGATTGCTAAGCACAGCTGACAAAGCCTTACAATAAAGCCTCTGAAGCCATAATCAAATTTCTATCAGTACTGTATATTGAAGACCCCAACCTTGCTCGGACGCATCAACAGGCTAAAAAGGATTCTGCGCCAATGCCCCTATTCAATAAATACTTATCGATAAAAATTACTGTTAGCCTGCTAAGCGCCATAGTACTCGCTGCCTGTGGCGGTGGAGGAAGCGAAGCTGCGGCCCCAGAGCCTGTGGCTCAAGTGCCGCAAAACAATATTGGCAATGCCTATATCCTTGATACTCACCCGGATGCAGGTTTGTTAACTGGCACTATAGCCATCACGCTAAACCAACAAACTGAAAATCCTAATGCAGCTGCAGATTCGGTGTGGGTTTATTGGGCCGATGAAAATGGACAAGCCAGCGGTGAAGCATGGTTTAAAAGCAGCGCCAATAACCCCTATTCTATTGCACTACCACCACAAAGCAGTATTCCAGCAAATACCAGCGCGCTAGTATTGCACCCAGCTAATGCTCAAGGTCTGTCTGAGCAAGGCACACTTGTTCAATTTCACGACTTTAAAGGTAATGCACAATTATCCGGACCAGGGGGGAGCTACTTAACCCCATGGCAATATGGCGACGACCGCCCACACATTGCCGTGCAACGCATTGATCATCAAGGCGGAGTATGTATTTTTGATAATGGCATAGTCAGTGTGGTTGATATGCAAAATCAAACCGACCCTCGTGCCCACGATGGCGCGCAAGCGGCGTTAACAGCCAACGAGCAAGCCTACCCTGCCTATGAGTTTTTGTGCAGCGACAACCCGGTTAATACTCACAAACCCTTAGCCGATGATCAGGGCATATGGACTTACTCGGCCATTAATGACGCCATGTTCTACGGCACAGTTGTATACAAGGTATTCTTAGAGCAACTCAAAGAACCGCCTTTGGCAGACAAATTGCGCATTAGAGTGCATTACGGTAGCCAATCCTCCCAGTATATTTTTTGGGATGGCGCTTACGCCAACTTTAGCGATGGAGTTCCTCTGTTTCTAAATTTAGCGACTCTCGATCATATCGCCCATGAAGTAGCCCACGGGGTGTTAAATAGAATTAGTCCGCTTGATGGATTTGAGCAGAACATTAGCGTAGATGCGCAAACAGTGCATGAAGCCTTTGCCGACATATCTGGAGTCATGGTGAAACATGCCTTTAGCGGCGGTGATGATGTATGGGTTCATGGTGAAGAATCAGCCGGTTATACCCGCCAGTTAGATCAAATCGAAACAGAAGGTGGTGCTATTGCCAGTTATCTAGATTATGAGGATGCAGGAGACAACTACTACCTGCGTATTGGCATGCTAAGTTACCCCTTCTACCTTCTGGCAAATAAGTGGGGAATTGCGCCAACTTACCAAGTTTATGTGAATGCTGCTAAACATTGCTGGCAACCAAACTTAAGCCTTGAAAGCGCCGCCCACTGTATCAAGCAACAAGCACTAGCGGCAGGTTATGCTGCTGATGATGTGAATCAAGCCTTTAAAACAGTGAAGATAAAACTGTTTGATGAAGGTGTATTAAGCCACTATCGCTATCAAGCAAATGAGGAAGGCATTCAGTTTAGCGACAATAGCCGCAGCACCAGTGCGGTAGTGAGTTGGCATTGGGACTTTGGCGATGGCAGCAGCTCAAACTTGGCTAATCCTTCGCATGTGTTTGCTGAAGGCAGTTACCAAGTGGCTTTAACCGTCACGGATCAATCCAACGACCAAGACAGTTTTACCCGTACCATAGCGGTAAGTTCTAACTAGAAAAATGACCAAACGCTAATAGAAAAAACTCCCCGCAGGAAGGAGGCGGGGAGGAAACAAAGTTGTAGGCTGAACCACTGATAGAGTCACACTAACAGCGGTTGTTGTCGGAGTTTGCTATGGGATTATGAGCAAGGCGCCTACAGCTTGTTCAAACTTAATTCACACTCGTTAAACGAATGTTCTTAAACGTATAACTCACGCCCGGCTCTGCTCCTCCAACAAAAAATGCAAAAGCCGTTTTAGGATCAGAGTGGTCTGCGGTAAAACTAATATCAATTTGTTTGGGTGTATTATTTACTGCAACATCTTCGGCAAAATATGTTGCGTAATCACCCGAATCTTTTTGCAACATAATAGTCAGTGGGCTTTGCTTGCTTGCGCTTACTTCAGCCACTATTTGATAAACCTGCCCTTTTGTCAGGTTTACTCTCGGACGCTTTAATTGGATCTGCCAAGGGTTACTGGCTTTGTCTTCTATGGTAATAGTGACGCTATTGCCGCTAAAATTAAAACGGCCAGAGCCATCGCCCCAACCATCGGTCCCGGCATTCACTGGCTCCCAACGTTTACCTCCATCTAAGGCAATGTCTAGGCTTGCGGCGTAGCCCGATGTGGCCACGGTTACTAAGCCAAACGCTAAAATAAAAGGCTTTAGAAAATTCATAATTGGTTCCTTAAGTTGGGTGCCCAACGCTCTAATAAGTTGAATTAAACTTAATATTGTTAAGGCTATAACTCACACCCGGTCGCCCTTCGCCAAACATAATTGCAAAAGCTGCATGTTTCTCATCGTTAGGCATGGTGAATTCATAGCTATATAGCTTTTTCTCTACACCAACTAATTCAGTGCGTTGGAAGTAAGTTGTGTACTCTCCGCCATCTTGCTGTACCGTAAAACTAAGGTTGCTAGGTTCACTGGCCGAAGCCTCCACAGAGATTTCGTACTTTGTATCTTCAAACAAATACAAAGGGCGTTTAAGCTGAATATGCCAAAGATTACTGGCTTGTTTCTTTATTCGAACATTGGCCTGTTCATTAGCGAGACTAAAATCTGCAACACCATCTCCCCAACCTTGCAGGCCTGCGCTTATTTTTTCCCAGTCTTTGCCATCATTGAGGGTGTAAGTCACCATGATTGACGGAGAAATTTGTGCCTCTGGCTCCGAGGTGGTACTTGCACAAGCCGCTAAAAAAACAGCGCTAACAACAGCAATAAAAACATAAAAACCTTTCATCTTCATATTCCTCTTTGTTAAACCACGCTAGCACTTTAGCTCGCGTGGTTAACTAGCAATTAGTTACTCACAAGACCACTCAACCGCGCCAGCTGGCACTGTTACTGTTTTCTCAAAAGCCACTTTTCCAATTTCGTAGCTAACGCTCTCGTTACCACGAATATCAAAGCTCATTAAATCGTTCACTTTTGTAATATCAAATGCACCGGTGGCGTCCTGTATCGAGAAACAGCTCATAGGTACCGCTACAGTTGTCCAACCGTCGGCTTCAAGGTCGGCTAATTGCGCCTGGCTAAAGTAAAAAGCTTGGCGATTTTTGTAGTCTTCGCCGGCATCAGTATTGGTTTGCATGAAGATCTGGTGAGAAGTTTCGCTAGTGGTAGCCACCAATACCGACAGGTCAATTAACAACAACCCATTTTGGTATTCGCTAAGATCTAGCTGGTTCTCTGCGCTACCCACAATAAAGTACACTTCAGCTGGGCCATCTTCGCCAGCCGAGAAAGTATCAACTTGCCAAGTTGCAATGCCGCCAGTCTCTTTTGCAGTTACCTGTAAAGAATCCGTTTTAGGGTAGCCTTCACCGCGTGCCAATACTTGGCGGTTATAGGAATCTGAGTTTGAGCCAACCATAACAGAGAAGTTGGTGGCTGCAGTTCCATCATTAAGAATAACTAAAGCTTCACTTACAGGTGGCTCTACCGGCGTCTCGTCTACTGGTGGCGCCACTGGTGTTTCTTCAATAGCATCCGTGCAACCAGCCAGTGCAACAGCACCCGCTAACATAGCTACTTTAAAAACTGTTTTTTTACTCATATTCATTTCCCTTTGAAATTGTTAAAGGTCAATTAGTGAATTCACCAATTGAGCCAGCGGGAGCCATGTTAACGAGGAAAATAAAATAAAAAACAGCCTAAACGCTATATGAAAAGGGATTCATAAAGAATCATAAAATAATACAAAGCGGGTCAAATAATCCGAAAAAATGTCGAGCAATAAACTCAACAAGTACTTATAGAAGTGATGTTAACCTTACCAATAACCAATAAAACTAGGCTGCAAATAAAACCGTAAGCCTTTGTTATTAGGTGACTAAAACTGTTTCATAAAAAATCCCCGCAGAAGGTGCGGGGAGTAAACAAAGATGCGAGCTAAGTAACAACATGTAGCTAATCAAGCTGTTACTTAAGTTGTCGGAGTTTGCTTTTGGGATTATTAGCAAGGTGCCCGCAGTTTTGTTAAAAACTAATTCGCACTCTTTAGGCGAATATTTTTAAAGCTATAAGTTACACCAGGTTTTCCGCCACCTACAAAAAATGCAAAGGCCGCTTTGGAATCACTTTTAGGCGCTTTAAAAGTTAAATCAAATGTTTGAGCATTAGGGCTTACCGATAAATCTTCCGCATAGTAAGTTGCATAATCGCCAGAGTCTTTTTGCACAATAATAGTTAATGGGCTTTTCTCAGTAGCGGTTACTTCAGCAGTAATATTATAAGTTTGGCCTTTCTCTAATTTCACTCGTGGGCGCTTAAGTTGAATATGCCAAGGGTTACTGGCTTTATCATTAACGGTTACCGTAGCGGTTTCACCATTAAAACTAAAAGCACCAGAGCCATCACCCCATCCGTCGTCACCAGCATTAACCTGGTCCCATCGATTTCCACTATCCAAGCTAATATCTAAGCTTGCTGCTGTTACACCTGTTGCAACGGTAAACAAACCGGCTGCTAATGCTAAGGATTTAAGTAATGTCATGATTTATTCCTGTACTGTAAAAAGCTGTCTAATAAAAATGACTAGTAGGTGGAATTCAGTTTGATATTACTTAGGCTGTAGCTCACCCCACGGTCAGCCTCGCCAAACATAATAGAAAAAGTTCCCTTCCTCTCGTCATTGGGCATGGTGAATTCGTAGGTATACAGTTTGCTATCGGTGCCAACCAATTCCGTACGATAGAAATAAGTAATGTACTCACCGTAATTTTGTTGAACAGCAATCACCATATTGCTTGGCTCACTGGCAGAAGCCTCAACACTTAATTCATATTTCATATCTTCTAATAAAGCCACGGGACGCTTTATTTGAATATGCCAAGGATTACTCGCTTTCTTTTTAACTCTAATATTGGCTTGTTCATTCGCTAAACTGAAATCAGCAACACCATCTCCCCAACCTTGCAAACCGGCACTTACTTTGTCCCAGCCTTTACCATTGTTAAG
Coding sequences within it:
- a CDS encoding glycoside hydrolase family 52 protein, whose amino-acid sequence is MEQNQQFFHAHHSPMGALASFTVGEFGEHGGMGLELGAPFAGNVFVGYQDGEGVVNAFPFYKGANDQSERYVQKDDTSSLTERLFDDIQRDYAWASDTFAAPGISFKVLSPFFEVPDPSLAEHKKLKQASCPAVYVELSFNNASDKDWTGFFALQGDELRWNKLLDGDANGMVGVTCRDSIGIATQTPGARAFSHFSVQSALSKMGNNDCFMLGPTAGVMIDVKAGETVTLRLALGFYLGGNVTFNRAMQYYYTQHFTGLTDVLAYGLEHFDSYAAIAEASDKQLRASKLNSHQQFLLAHATRSYYGSTQWLFDGTEPVWVVNEGEYLMMNTLDLTVDMLFFEMQQNPWTVKNTLEQFLKQYSFYDEIFDPAKPEQNYKGGISFTHDMGVSNNWSPKGHSSYEVAGLDRVCFSHMTYEQLTNWVLCCGVYISKTNDQDFAIEQRGTLIDCLQSLLNRDHPDAELRDGIMSFESARTEQGGEITTYDSLDHSLGQARGNIYLAGKSWAAYLAIAKVLQDLGESEQAEIALAAAKRCADKLSNSFDTQLGYIPAVLDGHSTSAIIPAIEAIVYPYEMGLLEAVSEQGPYGEYIKVLKTHLKYILNDEHCLYPDGAWKLSSTADNSWVSKIYLNQYVARKVLNIDLANSVEADAAHQRWQTLGASKHACCDQFSSGKPIGSLYYPRCVTNILWLNE
- a CDS encoding carbohydrate binding domain-containing protein, producing the protein MKGFYVFFTALASCFLVACANTENSGSGSEDDQFAIPMMVTYTLNNGKGWDKVSAGLQGWGDGVADFSLANEQANIRVKKKASNPWHIQIKRPVALLEDMKYELSVEASASEPSNMVIAVQQNYGEYITYFYRTELVGTDSKLYTYEFTMPNDERKGTFSIMFGEADRGVSYSLSNIKLNSTY
- a CDS encoding carbohydrate binding domain-containing protein, which translates into the protein MNFLKPFILAFGLVTVATSGYAASLDIALDGGKRWEPVNAGTDGWGDGSGRFNFSGNSVTITIEDKASNPWQIQLKRPRVNLTKGQVYQIVAEVSASKQSPLTIMLQKDSGDYATYFAEDVAVNNTPKQIDISFTADHSDPKTAFAFFVGGAEPGVSYTFKNIRLTSVN
- a CDS encoding PKD domain-containing protein produces the protein MPLFNKYLSIKITVSLLSAIVLAACGGGGSEAAAPEPVAQVPQNNIGNAYILDTHPDAGLLTGTIAITLNQQTENPNAAADSVWVYWADENGQASGEAWFKSSANNPYSIALPPQSSIPANTSALVLHPANAQGLSEQGTLVQFHDFKGNAQLSGPGGSYLTPWQYGDDRPHIAVQRIDHQGGVCIFDNGIVSVVDMQNQTDPRAHDGAQAALTANEQAYPAYEFLCSDNPVNTHKPLADDQGIWTYSAINDAMFYGTVVYKVFLEQLKEPPLADKLRIRVHYGSQSSQYIFWDGAYANFSDGVPLFLNLATLDHIAHEVAHGVLNRISPLDGFEQNISVDAQTVHEAFADISGVMVKHAFSGGDDVWVHGEESAGYTRQLDQIETEGGAIASYLDYEDAGDNYYLRIGMLSYPFYLLANKWGIAPTYQVYVNAAKHCWQPNLSLESAAHCIKQQALAAGYAADDVNQAFKTVKIKLFDEGVLSHYRYQANEEGIQFSDNSRSTSAVVSWHWDFGDGSSSNLANPSHVFAEGSYQVALTVTDQSNDQDSFTRTIAVSSN
- a CDS encoding helix-turn-helix domain-containing protein, which encodes MRKDNAVLLLLDVKHPYDREILQGITHNPSPMARWMQPEVMTISEANLVKLDRFCGVIADFDKPGVAAFCEKLSLPLVAISGSRLSLPSQTHLARVSPDSFAIVELIVQSFLAKGIRRVGFFSGVPAFTAPWVKERKFALAKIALKYRLEYVELTVPELVTPESTVGVVAASDTQARQFASLCNDQNISVPEHYSLIGIDADPTESALSPISLCSAVLPIRQIGEQALAVLQEQIEGKPAREVLVPATELVSGASADNVTQTDPLITKALFFLNSNFHRRIKVEQVVDYCAVSRKTLETRFKQVLGKTVHQQLHQVRMEFAKQQLTSTSSSVDAIADAAGFSNQHYLYYLFRQEMEMTPNQYRQKFA
- a CDS encoding ABC transporter substrate-binding protein, with amino-acid sequence MFNKKKLGTVALALGTTLALTATSAWAKTTLTVASFPSFDQAVNSAIPLYKKLHPEVEIKLVSLAYGDHHNAMTTALATGGNLPDVMGIEYGYIGRFAASGGLEDLRAAPYSAEQYEKLFSKFTVPLATGGSGTLAAIPADIGPGALFYREDILEKAGVTKADLTKDWDSYIAAGKKIKEATGSYLVSSATDIKDIVIRSGLKDGQGIYFDADNSITVESDRFKEAFRLAKAVREAGIDAQVGAWSSEWTEGLRRGTIASQMMGAWLGGHLNGWIAPESKGLWRSSHLPAGAYASWGGSFYGIPKKAKNKEAAWEFIKFMTMNKEMQIAAFRDLDAFPALIEAQNDDFVNQPIEYLGGQVARVEWKEAADRIPAMDVHKHDPVAEQIINDALEAVLERDADIDTVLADAAKQIKRRARR
- a CDS encoding ABC transporter ATP-binding protein; protein product: MAAVTFNNLKKRFGKTEVVKSFDLHINDGEFVVLLGPSGCGKSTTLRMLAGLEDISDGEIFIADELVNDLHPMERNIAMVFQSYALYPHMSVEQNIAFGLKMTGVAKDEIAKRVKYAADMLELTPLLQRKPKELSGGQRQRVAMGRAMVRTPEVFLFDEPLSNLDAKLRGSMRAEIKTLHDKLGTTTLYVTHDQVEAMTLADRIVILKDGYIEQVGTPKQIFEEPANKFVASFIGAPEMNMIPATIKKAGTVSSLVFSDQHIDLPAMYSEDNQVCTLGIRPSDLYLHQRSIESETIGSVKADVIGVELLGSTYHVQCELDGARFIAEVAIADDVNADMDDKVELFFDISRIHLFNNETGKAILPKMN
- a CDS encoding carbohydrate binding domain-containing protein; the protein is MTLLKSLALAAGLFTVATGVTAASLDISLDSGNRWDQVNAGDDGWGDGSGAFSFNGETATVTVNDKASNPWHIQLKRPRVKLEKGQTYNITAEVTATEKSPLTIIVQKDSGDYATYYAEDLSVSPNAQTFDLTFKAPKSDSKAAFAFFVGGGKPGVTYSFKNIRLKSAN
- a CDS encoding carbohydrate binding domain-containing protein — its product is MKGFYVFIAVVSAVFLAACASTTSEPEAQISPSIMVTYTLNDGKDWEKISAGLQGWGDGVADFSLANEQANVRIKKQASNLWHIQLKRPLYLFEDTKYEISVEASASEPSNLSFTVQQDGGEYTTYFQRTELVGVEKKLYSYEFTMPNDEKHAAFAIMFGEGRPGVSYSLNNIKFNSTY